The Drosophila bipectinata strain 14024-0381.07 chromosome 2L, DbipHiC1v2, whole genome shotgun sequence genome has a segment encoding these proteins:
- the Ndae1 gene encoding electroneutral sodium bicarbonate exchanger 1 isoform X2 — MAKNNEYIELPWTMNSSSGDDEAPKDPRTGGEDFTQQFTENDFEGHRAHTVYVGVHVPGGRRHSQRRRKHHHGGAGAGGNGSIGGSGSVGGGAGKDNMSDKQQEAERPATPPAQRVQFILGEDVGDDGTHVSHPLFSEMGMLVKEGDEIEWKETARWIKFEEDVEEGGNRWSKPHVATLSLHSLFELRRLLVNGSVMLDMEAHNLEVMADLVCDQMVSAGTLPPGVKDKVKDALLRRHRHQHEYAKKTRLPIIRSLADMRNQSSSKKKKSKSSKNLRPAQNLPVITEDMVKSPSSQSMARPSSGTELSEQQGHKGNTHFMRKIPPGAEASNILVGEVDFLERTLSCFIRLSQAAVMGDLTEVPVPTRFIFILLGPPGSQSNFHEIGRAMATLMSDEIFHEVAYRARKRDHLLSGVDEFLDAVTVLPPGEWDPTIRIEPPAAIPSQEVRKRPPELPKEEVDEEEEEQRLREESGLSRTGRLFGGLINDVKRKAPWYLSDYKDALSMQCVASWIFLYFACLSPIITFGGLLAEATGKHMAAMESLVSGFVCGMGYGFFSGQPLTILGSTGPVLVFESIIYEFCFKMGWDYMTFRFWIGMWVAGICIVLTAIDASALVCYITRFTEENFATLIAFIFIYKAIENVVVIGKNFPVNQGIYDCVCTPPLGSNASVVDYAKYNWDSCASYNGTLVGGDCGTPPTENVFLMSVVLCAGTFIISTILKDFKNALFFPSIVRQYISDFSVLIAIFAMSFFDHFLGVPTQKLEVPNELKPTLDTRGWLIPPFSEKNPWWSPMIAVFPALLGTILIFMDQQITAVIVNRKENKLKKGCGYHLDLFILSILIAICSVMGLPWFVAATVLSINHVNSLKLESECSAPGEKPQFLGVREQRVTHILIFLTIGVSVLLTPLLGHIPMPVLFGVFLYMGVASLKGLQFFDRILIMFMPAKYQPDYMFLRQVPIKRVHLFTIIQLACLIILWLIKSFSQTSILFPLMLVVMIGIRKALDLVFTRRELKILDDIMPEMTKRAAADDLHKLDAEDNHHQQPPGAPGAGTNYNANKSGPTTIHIPLSGNKPSNNGPTINIPQEAVNRTTVWQQINKDGNGISEQLIIPVTVKVRQINGNHTPSSAALSPRLSPMHEADEYSEAMANSNNNPGNPTAGQQQHQMSNCKEAAAKLEGSNITQNPANITPV; from the exons CGACTCCTCCCGCCCAACGGGTCCAGTTCATACTTGGCGAAGATGTGGGCGACGACGGCACCCACGTATCACACCCCCTCTTCTCGGAAATGGGAATGCTGGTGAAGGAGGGCGATGAGATCGAGTGGAAGGAGACGGCGCGCTGGATCAAATTCGAGGAGGATGTAGAGGAGGGTGGAAACAGGTGGTCGAAGCCTCATGTGGCGACCTTGTCGCTGCACTCTCTCTTCGAGCTCCGCCGCCTGCTGGTCAACGGAAGTGTTATGCTGGACATGGAGGCCCATAATCTGGAGGTGATGGCCGATCTGGTATGCGACCAAATGGTCAGTGCCGGCACTCTACCCCCTGGGGTCAAGGACAAGGTCAAGGATGCACTCCTGCGACGACATCGCCACCAGCACGAGTATGCCAAGAAGACACGACTGCCGATCATTCGGTCCTTGGCCGATATGCGCAACCAGTCGTCATCGAAAA agaaaaaatctaaatccTCCAAAAACCTGCGGCCCGCACAAAACCTGCCCGTGATCACAGAGGACATGGTGAAGAGCCCCAGCAGCCAGTCGATGGCCAGGCCCAGCAGCGGCACGGAGCTGAGCGAACAGCAAGGACACAAGGGCAACACTCACTTCATGCGCAAGATCCCCCCCGGCGCAGAGGCCAGCAACATCCTCGTCGGCGAGGTGGACTTCCTCGAAAGGACCCTATCCTGCTTCATTCGTCTCAGCCAGGCGGCGGTGATGGGCGATCTCACAGAGGTGCCAGTGCCAACCag ATTCATTTTCATCCTGCTTGGACCACCTGGCAGCCAGAGCAACTTCCATGAGATTGGCCGTGCAATGGCCACCCTGATGTCGGACGAGATTTTCCACGAAGTGGCTTACAGGGCCCGAAAACGCGACCACCTGCTGTCTGGTGTGGATGAGTTCCTGGATGCGGTGACCGTGCTGCCACCTGGAGAATGGGACCCCACCATTCGCATTGAACCGCCAGCGGCCATTCCATCGCAGGAGGTGCGAAAACGACCACCAGAGCTGCCCAAGGAGGAGgtggacgaggaggaggaggaacagCGACTGCGCGAGGAGTCAGGGCTCTCCAGGACAGGTCGTCTGTTTGGTGGCCTCATCAACGATGTGAAACGCAAGGCACCCTGGTATCTGAGCGACTATAAGGATGCTTTATCCATGCAGTGCGTGGCCTCCTGGATTTTCCTCTACTTCGCCTGCCTCTCACCAATTATTACCTTTGGCGGATTACTGGCGGAGGCTACCGGCAAGCACATGGCTGCTATGGAGTCCTTGGTCTCCGGATTCGTTTGTGGCATGGGCTATGGCTTCTTTTCGGGTCAGCCGTTGACAATTCTCGGCTCCACCGGTCCAGTTCTGGTCTTCGAATCCATCATATACGAGTTCTGTTTCAAAATGGGATGGGACTATATGACATTCCGGTTCTGGATCGGCATGTGGGTTGCCGGCATTTGTATCGTCCTGACCGCGATTGATGCCAGTGCCCTGGTGTGCTACATCACTCGATTTACCGAAGAAAACTTTGCCACTCTGATTGCATTCATCTTTATATACAAAGCCATCGAAAATGTGGTTGTTATTGGAAAGAACTTCCCAGTGAACCAGGGAATATACGATTGTGTCTGCACGCCGCCACTAGGAAGTAATGCCAGTGTCGTGGACTACGCCAAATACAACTGGGATTCTTGTGCG TCGTACAATGGCACTTTAGTTGGCGGCGATTGTGGCACTCCACCCACCGAAAATGTTTTCCTCATGTCAGTGGTTCTGTGCGCCGGCACCTTCATCATCTCGACCATATTGAAGGACTTCAAGAACGCCCTTTTCTTCCCCTCCATTGTCCGCCAGTACATCAGTGACTTTTCCGTTTTGATTGCCATTTTTGCCATGAGCTTCTTTGACCATTTCCTGGGAGTTCCCACCCAGAAACTGGAGGTGCCCAACGAGCTGAAACCGACTTTGGACACCCGTGGCTGGTTGATTCCTCCCTTCTCGGAGAAGAACCCCTGGTGGTCACCAATGATTGCCGTCTTCCCCGCTCTGCTTGGCACTATTCTGATCTTCATGGATCAACAGATTACGGCCGTCATTGTCAACCGGAAGGAAAATAAGTTGAAGAAGGGCTGCGGCTATCATCTGGACCTGTTTATCCTCTCCATTCTGATTGCCATCTGCAGTGTGATGGGTCTTCCATG GTTCGTGGCTGCCACTGTGTTGAGCATCAATCATGTAAACTCATTGAAACTGGAATCGGAGTGCTCGGCCCCTGGCGAGAAACCACAATTCCTGGGCGTGCGCGAGCAGCGGGTTACCCACATCCTGATCTTCCTGACTATCGGTGTCTCAGTGCTCCTTACCCCGCTGCTCGGCCACATTCCTATGCCGGTTCTGTTCGGTGTATTCTTGTACATGGGAGTGGCCTCGCTCAAGGGTCTGCAGTTCTTCGATCGTATACTGATCATGTTTATGCCGGCGAAGTACCAGCCAGACTACATGTTCCTGCGTCAG GTTCCCATCAAACGCGTTCACCTGTTCACGATTATCCAATTGGCTTGTCTTATTATCCTCTGGCTGATTAAATCCTTCTCACAGACCTCGATCCTGTTCCCACTGATGTTGGTGGTGATGATTGGAATAAGGAAAGCCCTGGATCTGGTGTTCACGCGCCGTGAACTGAAGATTCTGGACGACATAATGCCGGAAATGACAAAGAGGGCGGCGGCTGACGATCTCCACAAACTGGACGCTGAG GACAATCATCATCAGCAACCGCCTGGGGCGCCTGGTGCCGGGACGAATTATAATGCCAATAAATCGGGCCCCACCACCATCCATATTCCCCTATCCGGAAACAAGCCGAGCAACAATGGACCCACCATTAACATTCCCCAGGAGGCGGTCAATCGGACCACAGTCTGGCAGCAGATCAACAAGGATGGCAACGGAATATCGGAGCAGCTGATCATTCCGGTCACGGTGAAAGTCCGTCAGATCAATGGCAACCA TACTCCCTCGAGTGCCGCCCTATCGCCACGCCTCTCACCCATGCATGAGGCGGACGAGTACAGTGAAGCCAtggccaacagcaacaataatcCAGGGAATCCCACAGCaggacaacagcaacaccaaatGAGCAACTGCAAGGAGGCGGCTGCCAAGCTCGAAGGATCAAATATCACCCAGAATCCTGCCAACATAACGCCAGTTTAA
- the Ndae1 gene encoding electroneutral sodium bicarbonate exchanger 1 isoform X6: MAKNNEYIELPWTMNSSSGDDEAPKDPRTGGEDFTQQFTENDFEATPPAQRVQFILGEDVGDDGTHVSHPLFSEMGMLVKEGDEIEWKETARWIKFEEDVEEGGNRWSKPHVATLSLHSLFELRRLLVNGSVMLDMEAHNLEVMADLVCDQMVSAGTLPPGVKDKVKDALLRRHRHQHEYAKKTRLPIIRSLADMRNQSSSKKKKSKSSKNLRPAQNLPVITEDMVKSPSSQSMARPSSGTELSEQQGHKGNTHFMRKIPPGAEASNILVGEVDFLERTLSCFIRLSQAAVMGDLTEVPVPTRFIFILLGPPGSQSNFHEIGRAMATLMSDEIFHEVAYRARKRDHLLSGVDEFLDAVTVLPPGEWDPTIRIEPPAAIPSQEVRKRPPELPKEEVDEEEEEQRLREESGLSRTGRLFGGLINDVKRKAPWYLSDYKDALSMQCVASWIFLYFACLSPIITFGGLLAEATGKHMAAMESLVSGFVCGMGYGFFSGQPLTILGSTGPVLVFESIIYEFCFKMGWDYMTFRFWIGMWVAGICIVLTAIDASALVCYITRFTEENFATLIAFIFIYKAIENVVVIGKNFPVNQGIYDCVCTPPLGSNASVVDYAKYNWDSCASYNGTLVGGDCGTPPTENVFLMSVVLCAGTFIISTILKDFKNALFFPSIVRQYISDFSVLIAIFAMSFFDHFLGVPTQKLEVPNELKPTLDTRGWLIPPFSEKNPWWSPMIAVFPALLGTILIFMDQQITAVIVNRKENKLKKGCGYHLDLFILSILIAICSVMGLPWFVAATVLSINHVNSLKLESECSAPGEKPQFLGVREQRVTHILIFLTIGVSVLLTPLLGHIPMPVLFGVFLYMGVASLKGLQFFDRILIMFMPAKYQPDYMFLRQVPIKRVHLFTIIQLACLIILWLIKSFSQTSILFPLMLVVMIGIRKALDLVFTRRELKILDDIMPEMTKRAAADDLHKLDAEVGLLARIFPFGKGRGGRVVNKPAGPGGDAGSAVGLGLIKCTTSNANEKEFEAQSSLLK; the protein is encoded by the exons CGACTCCTCCCGCCCAACGGGTCCAGTTCATACTTGGCGAAGATGTGGGCGACGACGGCACCCACGTATCACACCCCCTCTTCTCGGAAATGGGAATGCTGGTGAAGGAGGGCGATGAGATCGAGTGGAAGGAGACGGCGCGCTGGATCAAATTCGAGGAGGATGTAGAGGAGGGTGGAAACAGGTGGTCGAAGCCTCATGTGGCGACCTTGTCGCTGCACTCTCTCTTCGAGCTCCGCCGCCTGCTGGTCAACGGAAGTGTTATGCTGGACATGGAGGCCCATAATCTGGAGGTGATGGCCGATCTGGTATGCGACCAAATGGTCAGTGCCGGCACTCTACCCCCTGGGGTCAAGGACAAGGTCAAGGATGCACTCCTGCGACGACATCGCCACCAGCACGAGTATGCCAAGAAGACACGACTGCCGATCATTCGGTCCTTGGCCGATATGCGCAACCAGTCGTCATCGAAAA agaaaaaatctaaatccTCCAAAAACCTGCGGCCCGCACAAAACCTGCCCGTGATCACAGAGGACATGGTGAAGAGCCCCAGCAGCCAGTCGATGGCCAGGCCCAGCAGCGGCACGGAGCTGAGCGAACAGCAAGGACACAAGGGCAACACTCACTTCATGCGCAAGATCCCCCCCGGCGCAGAGGCCAGCAACATCCTCGTCGGCGAGGTGGACTTCCTCGAAAGGACCCTATCCTGCTTCATTCGTCTCAGCCAGGCGGCGGTGATGGGCGATCTCACAGAGGTGCCAGTGCCAACCag ATTCATTTTCATCCTGCTTGGACCACCTGGCAGCCAGAGCAACTTCCATGAGATTGGCCGTGCAATGGCCACCCTGATGTCGGACGAGATTTTCCACGAAGTGGCTTACAGGGCCCGAAAACGCGACCACCTGCTGTCTGGTGTGGATGAGTTCCTGGATGCGGTGACCGTGCTGCCACCTGGAGAATGGGACCCCACCATTCGCATTGAACCGCCAGCGGCCATTCCATCGCAGGAGGTGCGAAAACGACCACCAGAGCTGCCCAAGGAGGAGgtggacgaggaggaggaggaacagCGACTGCGCGAGGAGTCAGGGCTCTCCAGGACAGGTCGTCTGTTTGGTGGCCTCATCAACGATGTGAAACGCAAGGCACCCTGGTATCTGAGCGACTATAAGGATGCTTTATCCATGCAGTGCGTGGCCTCCTGGATTTTCCTCTACTTCGCCTGCCTCTCACCAATTATTACCTTTGGCGGATTACTGGCGGAGGCTACCGGCAAGCACATGGCTGCTATGGAGTCCTTGGTCTCCGGATTCGTTTGTGGCATGGGCTATGGCTTCTTTTCGGGTCAGCCGTTGACAATTCTCGGCTCCACCGGTCCAGTTCTGGTCTTCGAATCCATCATATACGAGTTCTGTTTCAAAATGGGATGGGACTATATGACATTCCGGTTCTGGATCGGCATGTGGGTTGCCGGCATTTGTATCGTCCTGACCGCGATTGATGCCAGTGCCCTGGTGTGCTACATCACTCGATTTACCGAAGAAAACTTTGCCACTCTGATTGCATTCATCTTTATATACAAAGCCATCGAAAATGTGGTTGTTATTGGAAAGAACTTCCCAGTGAACCAGGGAATATACGATTGTGTCTGCACGCCGCCACTAGGAAGTAATGCCAGTGTCGTGGACTACGCCAAATACAACTGGGATTCTTGTGCG TCGTACAATGGCACTTTAGTTGGCGGCGATTGTGGCACTCCACCCACCGAAAATGTTTTCCTCATGTCAGTGGTTCTGTGCGCCGGCACCTTCATCATCTCGACCATATTGAAGGACTTCAAGAACGCCCTTTTCTTCCCCTCCATTGTCCGCCAGTACATCAGTGACTTTTCCGTTTTGATTGCCATTTTTGCCATGAGCTTCTTTGACCATTTCCTGGGAGTTCCCACCCAGAAACTGGAGGTGCCCAACGAGCTGAAACCGACTTTGGACACCCGTGGCTGGTTGATTCCTCCCTTCTCGGAGAAGAACCCCTGGTGGTCACCAATGATTGCCGTCTTCCCCGCTCTGCTTGGCACTATTCTGATCTTCATGGATCAACAGATTACGGCCGTCATTGTCAACCGGAAGGAAAATAAGTTGAAGAAGGGCTGCGGCTATCATCTGGACCTGTTTATCCTCTCCATTCTGATTGCCATCTGCAGTGTGATGGGTCTTCCATG GTTCGTGGCTGCCACTGTGTTGAGCATCAATCATGTAAACTCATTGAAACTGGAATCGGAGTGCTCGGCCCCTGGCGAGAAACCACAATTCCTGGGCGTGCGCGAGCAGCGGGTTACCCACATCCTGATCTTCCTGACTATCGGTGTCTCAGTGCTCCTTACCCCGCTGCTCGGCCACATTCCTATGCCGGTTCTGTTCGGTGTATTCTTGTACATGGGAGTGGCCTCGCTCAAGGGTCTGCAGTTCTTCGATCGTATACTGATCATGTTTATGCCGGCGAAGTACCAGCCAGACTACATGTTCCTGCGTCAG GTTCCCATCAAACGCGTTCACCTGTTCACGATTATCCAATTGGCTTGTCTTATTATCCTCTGGCTGATTAAATCCTTCTCACAGACCTCGATCCTGTTCCCACTGATGTTGGTGGTGATGATTGGAATAAGGAAAGCCCTGGATCTGGTGTTCACGCGCCGTGAACTGAAGATTCTGGACGACATAATGCCGGAAATGACAAAGAGGGCGGCGGCTGACGATCTCCACAAACTGGACGCTGAGGTGGGCTTATTGGCGAGAATATTTCCGTTCGGAAAGGGCCGTGGGGGCCGGGTGGTGAATAAACCGGCTGGTCCTGGTGGTGATGCGGGCAGTGCTGTGGGTCTGGGCCTCATCAAGTGCACCACATCAAATGCAAATGAGAAGGAGTTCGAGGCACAAAGCAGTCTTCTCAAGTAG